From Pseudoxanthomonas sp. CF385, a single genomic window includes:
- a CDS encoding helix-turn-helix domain-containing protein — protein MTFHPNDLLDEKEAASYLKFNAKTLRNWRATKQGPEWVRVSTRSIRYRFSDLEAFIAASTAKVVP, from the coding sequence ATGACGTTTCATCCGAACGACCTCCTCGATGAAAAGGAGGCGGCGAGCTACCTGAAATTCAACGCCAAGACGCTGCGCAACTGGCGGGCGACCAAGCAAGGTCCGGAGTGGGTGCGCGTCTCCACGCGCTCCATCCGCTACCGCTTCTCCGATCTGGAAGCCTTCATCGCCGCTTCGACGGCGAAGGTGGTTCCGTGA